In Pseudomonas fluorescens, a genomic segment contains:
- a CDS encoding ABC transporter permease, with product MRIPLVASLAWQDYRNDAWLSACSVLALVAVIAPLLVLFGLKFGLVSSLTERLETDPATREIIPLGGGRFSSAFVEQLGQRSDVAFALPRTRQIAATAQVGTLTLEMLPTAASDPLLSGLPMPKGLDQIVLSHTAAEKLAARPGDWLETSFARQVAGRVEAQRTRLQVLAVLPLEAFARDGLFADLRLLEAAEDYRDGRAVPALGWAGDEVAVSEQRVYPAFRLYARSLTDVEPLRVYFAAQNLLVSTQAQTIAQVQSLSRNLSIVFWIIAGLALAGAFAAIFAGALAAVARKRRELSVLRLLGFSTGALLLFVVVQALYSAGFAALLSAGLYGLAETAVNKLFVQVPGEYASHLLARHYGLALVAVLGVSAVAAACGGWRVARIQASEGIRDV from the coding sequence ATGCGTATCCCTCTGGTGGCGTCCCTGGCCTGGCAGGATTACCGCAACGATGCCTGGCTGTCGGCCTGCTCGGTGTTGGCGCTGGTGGCGGTGATCGCGCCGTTGCTGGTGTTATTCGGCCTGAAATTTGGACTGGTTAGCAGTTTGACCGAACGTTTGGAGACCGATCCGGCCACCCGTGAAATTATTCCGTTGGGCGGTGGTCGATTCAGCAGCGCATTTGTCGAACAGCTCGGCCAGCGCAGCGATGTGGCGTTCGCCTTACCACGCACGCGGCAGATTGCGGCGACGGCGCAGGTCGGCACGCTGACCTTGGAAATGCTGCCGACGGCTGCGAGTGACCCGTTGTTGAGCGGCCTGCCGATGCCCAAGGGCCTGGACCAGATCGTGCTGAGCCACACCGCTGCCGAGAAGCTCGCGGCACGGCCGGGGGATTGGTTGGAGACCAGTTTTGCGCGGCAAGTGGCGGGACGTGTAGAAGCCCAGCGCACACGCTTGCAGGTACTGGCGGTGCTGCCGCTGGAAGCCTTCGCGCGTGATGGGTTGTTTGCCGATTTGAGATTGCTGGAAGCGGCGGAAGATTACCGCGATGGCCGTGCGGTACCGGCGTTGGGTTGGGCCGGTGATGAGGTGGCTGTGAGCGAGCAGCGGGTATACCCGGCATTTCGCCTGTATGCGCGCAGCCTCACCGATGTGGAACCGCTGCGGGTGTATTTCGCCGCGCAGAATCTGTTGGTGTCGACCCAGGCGCAGACCATCGCCCAGGTGCAGTCGTTGAGCCGCAACCTGTCGATCGTGTTCTGGATCATCGCCGGGTTGGCCTTGGCGGGGGCGTTTGCGGCGATCTTCGCCGGGGCGCTGGCCGCCGTGGCGCGCAAGCGCCGGGAACTGTCGGTGTTGCGCCTGTTGGGTTTTTCCACCGGCGCACTGTTGCTGTTTGTGGTGGTGCAGGCGCTGTACAGCGCAGGGTTTGCCGCCTTGCTCAGTGCCGGGCTGTATGGCCTGGCCGAGACAGCGGTGAATAAGTTATTCGTGCAGGTGCCGGGCGAATACGCCAGCCACCTGCTGGCGCGTCACTACGGCCTGGCCCTGGTTGCAGTCCTCGGCGTCAGCGCCGTGGCGGCGGCCTGTGGCGGTTGGCGAGTGGCGCGTATCCAGGCTTCTGAAGGAATCAGAGATGTATAA
- a CDS encoding formylglycine-generating enzyme family protein: MYKLLGACVALTLASMAWADEASDKLDNPKPLPDDVSLPLPCEGNMVFRYAYVLAQGTLDDREISLGYPFAEGEAGYQQSFISGYRRDFINGQFTLKDLPKDWNKVIAPLMPKTDAKTPLKPMLYFIGKYEVTARQYAQVMSQAQSLASGEPAPACDAPTGIAARLPKVKLSRFEAERFSAVYSAWLMKYHRDLLPVSGRGSSAEEGGLGFVRLPTEVEWEFAARGGHAVSRQDLEGRLFPRRVEGSESDGPLGDYAVFNQVAGGTGQAARLMPIGTKLPNPIGMFDVIGNAAEMVQESFQLVHAGRRQGTYGGFVVKGGNYLEGEGTLFTGMRREYPLFAADGTEQSNETTGFRVAIGALSAPRSRYKELFAQWQKEGRLASLTDAIDDAQDPTKRLDSIIAASVDPKLQAELGLVNEELKRNVSLIAQQREEAAGNLIQSAALVAETISNYNIRLANLQKSRQQALDNKDEASAALFATAIDNGRSALDGAVAIYIDNLATGTRYTDAVIQAQFQRIKEELDRKPVLGKSLVTRATLFVRHVGNYRKQQRADPATILKELLAASGQR, translated from the coding sequence ATGTATAAGTTACTGGGCGCCTGTGTGGCGCTGACCTTGGCTTCGATGGCCTGGGCCGATGAAGCGAGTGACAAGCTCGACAACCCCAAGCCGTTGCCCGACGACGTCAGCCTGCCGTTGCCGTGCGAAGGCAATATGGTGTTCCGCTACGCCTACGTATTGGCCCAGGGCACCCTGGACGACCGCGAGATCAGCCTTGGTTACCCGTTTGCCGAAGGCGAGGCGGGCTATCAGCAGTCGTTTATCTCCGGCTATCGCCGCGACTTCATCAACGGCCAATTCACCCTCAAGGACTTGCCGAAAGACTGGAACAAAGTCATCGCACCGTTGATGCCCAAGACCGACGCCAAGACCCCGCTCAAGCCGATGCTGTACTTCATCGGCAAGTACGAAGTGACCGCGCGCCAATACGCCCAGGTGATGTCCCAGGCGCAGTCGCTGGCCAGTGGCGAGCCCGCGCCGGCCTGCGATGCGCCCACCGGCATTGCCGCGCGTTTGCCCAAGGTGAAACTGTCGCGCTTTGAGGCCGAGCGTTTCTCGGCGGTGTACAGCGCCTGGCTGATGAAATACCACCGCGACTTGCTGCCGGTCAGCGGGCGCGGTTCGTCGGCAGAAGAGGGCGGCCTGGGCTTTGTGCGCCTCCCTACTGAAGTGGAGTGGGAGTTTGCGGCCCGCGGTGGGCACGCGGTCAGCCGCCAGGACCTGGAAGGGCGCCTGTTCCCGCGCCGCGTCGAAGGCAGCGAGAGCGACGGCCCGCTCGGCGATTACGCGGTGTTCAACCAGGTCGCCGGTGGCACCGGCCAGGCCGCGCGCCTGATGCCCATCGGCACCAAATTGCCCAACCCGATCGGCATGTTCGACGTGATCGGTAACGCCGCGGAAATGGTCCAGGAATCTTTCCAACTGGTACACGCCGGACGCCGCCAGGGCACCTACGGCGGCTTTGTGGTCAAGGGCGGCAACTACCTGGAAGGCGAGGGCACGCTGTTTACCGGCATGCGCCGCGAATACCCGTTGTTCGCCGCCGACGGCACCGAGCAAAGCAATGAGACCACCGGTTTCCGCGTGGCGATTGGTGCGTTGTCGGCACCGCGCTCACGCTACAAGGAGTTGTTCGCCCAGTGGCAGAAAGAGGGCCGCCTGGCCTCGTTGACCGACGCCATTGACGATGCCCAGGACCCGACCAAGCGCCTGGACAGCATCATCGCCGCCAGCGTCGACCCCAAGTTGCAGGCCGAGCTTGGGCTGGTCAACGAAGAGCTCAAGCGCAATGTCTCGCTGATCGCCCAGCAACGCGAAGAGGCGGCGGGCAACCTGATTCAGTCGGCGGCATTGGTGGCCGAGACCATCAGCAACTACAACATCCGCCTGGCCAACCTGCAGAAGAGTCGCCAGCAGGCCCTGGACAATAAGGACGAGGCCAGCGCGGCGCTGTTTGCCACGGCCATCGACAACGGGCGCAGCGCCCTCGATGGCGCGGTGGCGATCTATATCGACAACCTGGCCACCGGCACGCGCTACACCGACGCGGTGATCCAGGCGCAGTTTCAACGCATCAAGGAAGAGTTGGATCGCAAGCCAGTGCTCGGCAAGAGCCTGGTGACGCGCGCGACACTGTTCGTCCGCCATGTCGGCAACTACCGCAAGCAACAGCGGGCCGACCCGGCGACGATCTTGAAGGAATTGCTCGCAGCGAGCGGTCAGCGATGA